The Cupriavidus necator DNA window GTCAACCCGACCGAAGCCATGGTCGAGATGATCGCCAATGCCCGCCGCTTCGAGATGCAGATGAAGATGATCCAGGGCGCCGACGGCAACGAGCAGCGCGCCAACCAGCTGCTCTCGACCAACTGACCTGAATGACTGACCGGCACGGCGCACCGTGCCAGCACCAACGCAAGGACCACCATGATCCGCTCTCTCTGGATTGCCAAGACCGGCCTTGATGCGCAGCAGACGCAGATGGACGTGATCTCGAACAACCTGGCCAACGTGTCGACCAACGGCTTCAAGCGCGGCCGCGCGGTGTTCGAGGAACTGATGTACCAGACCATCCGCCAGCCCGGCGCGCTGTCGTCGGACCAGACCACGCTGCCGTCGGGCATGCAGCTGGGCACCGGCGTGCGCCCCGTGGCCACCGAGCGCATCCACACCCAGGGCAACCCGCAGCAGACTGGCAATGCCAAGGACGTGGCCATCCTGGGCCAGGGCTTCTTCCAGGTCGCGCTGCCCGACGGCACCACCGCCTACACCCGCGACGGCTCGTTCCAGGTGGACCAGAACGGCCAGCTGGTGACCTCCAGCGGCTTCGTGATCCAGCCCGCCATCACCATCCCGGCCAATACGCTGTCGATGACCATTGCGCGCGATGGCACCGTGTCGGTGACGCAGCCCGGCTCCAGCGCCAACGTGCAGGTGGGGCAGCTGCAGCTGGCCACCTTCATGAACCCGGCCGGCCTGGAAAGCATGGGCGAGAACCTGTACGTGCAGACCGATGCCTCGGGCGCGCCCAACACCACCGTGCCGGGCCTGAACGGCGCTGGCGTGGTGCAGCAGAACTACGTGGAAGCGTCCAACGTGAACGTGGTGGAAGAGCTGGTCAGCATGATCCAGACCCAGCGCGCGTATGAGATCAACAGCAAGGCCGTGCAGGCATCCGACCAGATGCTGCAGCGCCTGTCGCAACTGGGTTGACTGGTGTGAACATGGCCACCTTGCTTTCCCGCCTGGGCGCGCATGCGCTGGTTTGCCTGGCCGGCGTGGCAATGCTGGCCAGCGGCGGCTGCGCGCTGATGCCGCGCGAGCCGCTGGTGCAACTGCCCACCACCGCGCGCGCAGAGCCGCGGCCGATGGGGCCGGCTTCGGGCTCGATCTACCAGTCGTCCTACGCCGGCAACCCGCTGTTCGAGGACCGGCGTCCGCGCAATGTGGGCGACATCCTGACGATCCTGATAACCGAGAACGTCAACGCCAGCAAGAATTCCGGCACCAATACCAGCCGCACCGGCAACACCGCGCTGGCGTTCGATGCCGTGCCGCGCGCGCTCAGCGGCCTGTTCAACAGCAGCAGCAACGCCAG harbors:
- the flgH gene encoding flagellar basal body L-ring protein FlgH translates to MATLLSRLGAHALVCLAGVAMLASGGCALMPREPLVQLPTTARAEPRPMGPASGSIYQSSYAGNPLFEDRRPRNVGDILTILITENVNASKNSGTNTSRTGNTALAFDAVPRALSGLFNSSSNASINGANTMKASGGASAANTFNGTITVTVLEVLTNGNLVVSGEKQMAINQGAEFIRFSGVVNPRTITGDNAVLSTQVADARIEYTAKGVIDEAQNMGWLQRFFLNVSPF
- the flgG gene encoding flagellar basal-body rod protein FlgG; amino-acid sequence: MIRSLWIAKTGLDAQQTQMDVISNNLANVSTNGFKRGRAVFEELMYQTIRQPGALSSDQTTLPSGMQLGTGVRPVATERIHTQGNPQQTGNAKDVAILGQGFFQVALPDGTTAYTRDGSFQVDQNGQLVTSSGFVIQPAITIPANTLSMTIARDGTVSVTQPGSSANVQVGQLQLATFMNPAGLESMGENLYVQTDASGAPNTTVPGLNGAGVVQQNYVEASNVNVVEELVSMIQTQRAYEINSKAVQASDQMLQRLSQLG